One window of Alteriqipengyuania lutimaris genomic DNA carries:
- a CDS encoding NAD-glutamate dehydrogenase, giving the protein MAGDTKQADDRLLQQLSARIRESLLPVDQPFANGDLDEAANFVLETAARRPAGEPAIAMRSGEDGNRRLRIALINGDMPFLVDSVSAQIADLGLSIDRLVHPVLRVQRDEDGVLRDLPGRDSGAPRESMIYLETEPADPATRDTLEQELRTTLADVRAAVTDWSAMRKAMQQDASKLDDAEGASLLEWLSGGMLTQLGHLVRYRDGREDEALGICRASTRAILADPSFDRAFAWFDDPANANARMPLIVKANRVSNVHRRVPLDLFLVPVREGGHEGGEIVAVSVHAGIWTSAALATDPHAVPRLRRQLGELMDELDFDPDGHAGKALVHALTALPHDLVIGFRDEDVRRVATTTMSLTDRPRPRLALVEAPLARHLFAFVWLPRDLMSTDVRLQIQTLLADSTGSSLLDWSVEIEGGALALLRFVLDFRDSRAQYSEADLESRLQEMLRAWSEAVENELRAHVDPDEAASLARRYADNFPTFYRADSGAAEAALDIVRMRDLASHAGNASDDPASGAEGDALKRAVRLRRTSAEHGANLRLKIYQNEGTLPLSEAVPALENFGLRTISELPTPLADGTLGTIHDFHCGLGPGVEPGDLLERAPAIEGAIAAVLNGLAEDDPFNRLVLSTGLEAREAEWLRAIYRYLRQTGMGFTIYTVVDALAHAPKVTRALIALFVARHDPAFEGDREAAESDAQERIKEGLHDVAAINDDRLLRLYRSTIEAMLRTNAFALTPAIALSFKFDSAKVPGLPKPIPFREIFVYSRRVEGIHLRAGAVARGGLRWSDRRDDFRTEVLGLMKAQRVKNAVIVPTGAKGGFYPKQLPNPAVDRDGWAAEGQASYEVFIRSLLSITDNIVDDNVVHPEGVRILDNPDPYFVVAADKGTARFSDVANAIAESKDFWLDDAFASGGSHGYDHKEMGITARGAWVSVQRHFREMGVDVQTQPTKVVGCGDMSGDVFGNGMLLSKAIRLVAAFDHRHIFIDPDPDPAKSWEERKRLFELPRSSWDDYDKSLISKGGMVVPRTEKSITLSKQARSALGTDIEETDPETLISLVLKAPADLLWFGGIGTYVKAERENNIQVGDPSNDALRVNGEDLRAKVIGEGANLGVTQAGRIEYALAGGRLNTDFIDNSAGVDCSDNEVNIKIALAAARRADKLTEEKRNTLLASMTEDVAAIVLEDNRLQALAISIAEQGGDAATASTIRLIETLEESGMLDRRTEGIADNETFTRRAGEGIGLTRPELAVLLSSAKLTLQDAIEAGSLPRDPAMESTLFGYFPAPLREKFAEQIRQHRLRNEIIATDLANRIVNRMGMVHPFELAEEEGVGLHEVASAFVTADRLLDIQKIWDALDESEMPEDARLLLFDRVATAMRIQMADAIRMCGSSAPSTVVEELRPTLDILRQGTVDLLAAETRQRSARMRAEFVKQGAPEAVAAQVAHLFDLDGGIGIAKLASDLELEPRSVAKAFSDIGGELGLDWAQGTAALMSPSDVWDRLLVAGLARDFQQMRLEFLRRICEPGGGSGSPCQRVEAWVEAHEPAVRQFRAMIRRAQAQNPVAPATLAQVASQARNLLAR; this is encoded by the coding sequence ATGGCAGGCGACACTAAGCAGGCCGACGATCGATTGCTGCAGCAGCTGAGCGCGCGGATTCGCGAATCGCTGCTGCCGGTCGACCAGCCCTTCGCGAACGGCGACCTCGACGAGGCGGCGAACTTCGTTCTCGAAACCGCGGCACGCCGCCCTGCGGGGGAACCCGCGATCGCGATGCGCAGCGGCGAGGACGGCAACCGCCGCCTGCGGATCGCCCTCATCAACGGCGACATGCCCTTCCTGGTCGATTCGGTCTCCGCCCAGATCGCCGACCTGGGTCTTTCGATCGATCGCCTGGTGCACCCCGTGCTGCGCGTGCAGCGCGACGAGGACGGCGTGCTGCGCGACCTGCCCGGCAGGGACAGCGGCGCCCCGCGCGAATCGATGATCTATCTCGAGACCGAGCCGGCCGATCCGGCAACGCGCGACACGCTCGAGCAGGAATTGCGCACCACTCTGGCCGACGTGCGTGCGGCGGTGACCGACTGGTCCGCCATGCGCAAGGCGATGCAGCAGGACGCCTCGAAGCTCGACGACGCCGAAGGCGCGAGCCTGCTCGAATGGCTGAGCGGGGGCATGCTGACCCAGCTCGGCCACCTCGTGCGCTACCGCGACGGGCGCGAAGACGAAGCGCTGGGCATCTGCCGTGCAAGCACGCGCGCGATCCTCGCCGATCCGTCGTTCGACCGGGCCTTCGCCTGGTTCGACGATCCCGCGAATGCGAACGCACGCATGCCGCTGATCGTGAAGGCCAACCGCGTGTCGAACGTGCACCGGCGCGTGCCGCTCGACCTGTTCCTCGTGCCGGTAAGGGAAGGCGGGCACGAGGGGGGCGAGATCGTGGCGGTGTCGGTCCATGCCGGGATCTGGACCAGCGCCGCGCTGGCGACCGATCCGCATGCCGTGCCGCGCCTGCGCCGCCAGCTGGGCGAGCTGATGGACGAGCTCGATTTCGATCCCGACGGGCACGCGGGCAAGGCACTGGTCCATGCGCTGACCGCGCTGCCGCACGACCTCGTGATCGGCTTCCGCGACGAGGACGTGCGCCGGGTGGCGACCACCACCATGAGCCTGACCGACCGGCCGCGCCCGCGCCTCGCGCTGGTCGAGGCGCCGCTCGCGCGGCACCTGTTCGCCTTTGTATGGTTGCCGCGCGACCTGATGTCGACCGACGTGCGGCTGCAGATCCAGACGCTGCTGGCGGACAGCACGGGATCGAGCCTGCTCGACTGGAGCGTCGAGATCGAAGGCGGCGCGCTGGCGCTGCTGCGCTTCGTGCTCGATTTCCGCGACAGCCGCGCACAATACAGCGAAGCCGATCTCGAGTCGCGCCTGCAGGAAATGCTGCGCGCATGGTCCGAAGCGGTCGAGAACGAACTGCGCGCGCATGTCGATCCGGACGAGGCGGCATCGCTGGCGCGGCGCTATGCCGACAATTTCCCGACCTTCTACCGCGCGGATAGCGGCGCGGCGGAGGCTGCGCTCGACATCGTGCGGATGCGCGATCTCGCCAGCCATGCCGGCAATGCGAGCGACGATCCGGCAAGTGGGGCCGAAGGTGACGCGCTGAAGCGCGCGGTGCGCCTGCGGCGGACCTCGGCCGAACACGGCGCCAACCTGCGGCTCAAGATCTACCAGAACGAAGGCACGCTGCCGCTGTCCGAAGCGGTGCCCGCGCTCGAGAATTTCGGGCTCAGGACGATCAGCGAACTGCCCACGCCGCTGGCCGACGGGACGCTCGGCACGATCCACGATTTCCACTGCGGCCTCGGCCCCGGGGTCGAACCCGGCGACCTGCTCGAGCGTGCGCCCGCGATCGAGGGCGCGATCGCCGCGGTCCTCAACGGGCTGGCCGAGGACGATCCCTTCAACCGCCTGGTGCTGAGCACCGGGCTGGAGGCGCGCGAGGCGGAATGGCTGCGCGCGATCTACCGCTATCTGCGCCAGACGGGCATGGGCTTCACGATCTACACCGTGGTCGACGCGCTGGCGCACGCCCCCAAGGTGACGCGGGCCCTGATCGCGCTGTTCGTCGCGCGGCACGATCCGGCGTTCGAAGGCGACCGCGAGGCGGCGGAAAGCGATGCTCAGGAGCGTATCAAGGAAGGGCTGCACGATGTCGCGGCGATCAACGACGACCGCCTGCTGCGCCTCTACCGCAGCACGATCGAGGCGATGCTGCGCACCAACGCCTTTGCGCTGACGCCGGCGATCGCGCTGTCGTTCAAGTTCGATTCGGCGAAGGTTCCGGGCCTGCCCAAGCCGATCCCGTTCCGCGAGATCTTCGTCTATTCGCGCCGAGTCGAGGGCATCCACCTGCGCGCCGGCGCGGTGGCGCGCGGCGGGCTTCGCTGGTCCGACCGGCGCGACGACTTCCGCACCGAAGTGCTCGGCCTGATGAAGGCGCAGCGCGTGAAGAACGCGGTGATCGTGCCGACCGGCGCGAAAGGCGGCTTCTATCCCAAGCAACTGCCCAACCCCGCGGTGGACCGCGACGGCTGGGCGGCCGAAGGACAGGCGAGCTACGAGGTCTTCATCCGCTCGCTCCTGTCGATCACCGACAACATCGTGGACGACAACGTCGTCCATCCCGAAGGCGTGCGCATCCTCGACAATCCGGACCCCTATTTCGTCGTCGCGGCGGACAAGGGCACGGCGCGCTTCTCCGACGTCGCCAACGCGATCGCGGAATCGAAGGACTTCTGGCTCGACGATGCCTTCGCCAGCGGCGGCTCCCACGGTTACGACCACAAGGAAATGGGCATCACCGCGCGCGGCGCGTGGGTCTCGGTCCAGCGGCATTTCCGCGAGATGGGCGTCGACGTGCAGACCCAGCCGACCAAGGTCGTGGGTTGCGGCGACATGTCGGGCGACGTGTTCGGCAACGGGATGCTGCTGTCCAAGGCGATCCGCCTCGTCGCCGCCTTCGACCACCGGCACATCTTCATCGATCCCGATCCCGATCCGGCAAAGAGCTGGGAAGAGCGCAAGCGCCTGTTCGAGCTCCCCCGGTCGAGCTGGGACGACTACGACAAGAGCCTGATCTCGAAGGGCGGGATGGTCGTCCCGCGGACCGAGAAGTCGATCACGCTGTCCAAGCAGGCGCGCAGCGCGCTGGGCACCGATATCGAGGAAACCGATCCCGAGACGCTGATCTCGCTGGTCCTCAAGGCGCCGGCCGACCTGCTCTGGTTCGGCGGCATCGGCACCTATGTGAAGGCCGAGAGGGAAAACAACATCCAGGTCGGCGACCCGTCCAACGACGCGCTGCGCGTCAATGGCGAGGACCTGCGCGCCAAGGTGATCGGCGAAGGCGCGAACCTGGGCGTCACCCAGGCGGGCCGGATCGAATACGCGCTCGCCGGGGGGCGCCTCAACACCGATTTCATCGACAACTCGGCCGGGGTCGACTGCTCGGACAACGAGGTCAACATCAAGATCGCGCTCGCCGCCGCGCGCCGCGCCGACAAGCTGACCGAGGAAAAGCGCAACACGCTGCTCGCCTCTATGACCGAGGACGTTGCCGCCATCGTGCTCGAGGACAACCGGCTGCAGGCGCTCGCGATCTCGATCGCCGAGCAGGGCGGCGACGCGGCGACCGCATCGACCATCCGCCTGATCGAGACGCTCGAAGAATCGGGCATGCTCGACCGCCGGACCGAAGGCATTGCCGACAACGAGACCTTCACCCGCCGCGCGGGCGAAGGGATCGGCCTGACCCGGCCCGAGCTCGCGGTGCTGCTGTCGAGCGCCAAGCTGACGCTGCAGGACGCGATCGAAGCGGGCAGCCTGCCGCGCGATCCGGCCATGGAAAGCACGCTGTTCGGCTATTTCCCGGCGCCGCTGCGCGAAAAATTCGCCGAGCAGATCCGCCAGCATCGCCTGCGTAACGAGATCATCGCGACCGATCTTGCCAACCGGATCGTCAACCGGATGGGCATGGTCCATCCGTTCGAGCTCGCCGAGGAAGAAGGCGTCGGCCTGCACGAAGTCGCCAGCGCCTTCGTCACCGCGGACCGCCTGCTCGACATCCAGAAAATCTGGGACGCGCTCGACGAAAGCGAGATGCCCGAGGATGCGCGCCTGCTGCTGTTCGACCGCGTGGCGACCGCCATGCGCATCCAGATGGCCGATGCGATCCGCATGTGCGGTTCCTCCGCGCCCAGCACCGTGGTCGAGGAGCTGCGGCCGACGCTCGACATCCTGCGGCAGGGCACGGTCGACCTGCTGGCGGCGGAAACCCGCCAGCGGTCGGCACGCATGCGCGCCGAGTTCGTCAAGCAGGGCGCACCCGAAGCGGTTGCCGCGCAGGTCGCGCACCTGTTCGATCTCGATGGCGGGATCGGCATTGCCAAGCTTGCCAGCGATCTGGAGCTTGAGCCGCGCAGCGTCGCCAAGGCGTTCAGCGATATCGGCGGAGAGCTCGGCCTCGACTGGGCGCAGGGCACCGCGGCGCTGATGTCGCCGTCGGATGTCTGGGACCGCTTGCTGGTCGCCGGGCTGGCGCGCGATTTCCAGCAGATGCGGCTCGAATTCCTGCGCCGCATTTGCGAGCCGGGCGGCGGCTCGGGCAGCCCGTGCCAGCGGGTGGAAGCCTGGGTCGAAGCGCACGAACCCGCCGTCCGGCAGTTCCGCGCGATGATCCGCCGCGCGCAGGCGCAGAACCCGGTCGCACCCGCCACGCTGGCGCAGGTGGCCAGCCAGGCACGCAACCTGCTGGCCCGCTGA
- a CDS encoding alkaline phosphatase D family protein: MSNLLAPPPAATTHTSSGLSLDRRTLLAGGALGAGLAAMPLSAQGAARGFTHGIASGEPHANGVLLWTRFVGSNEAKLAWEVSDSAQFTRVVAEGETLAAPGSDWCAKAQVTGLEPNRWYYYRFTGPDGSRSAIGRTRTLPVGPTSRYRLGVFSCSNMGFGYFNAYAHAAEANEFDLLLHLGDYLYEYQVGKYPEMDQIVEGRAIAPTSEIVQLADYRLRHATYRMDPDLQRLTQLYPMILIPDDHESANDSWTGGAENHQSATEGSWDARKGAAMRAYREWLPVSDDPWKAYQLGDLATLFRLETRLTGRDEQLNVASVLAGKSTPDEMMAALTAFRDGAWADPSRHMLGAAQEAWLAGQLRASTRNGTRWQVLVQQVLMGSLSTPTAFADALPANAPEALRQRVVAGAMATRAGLPLNMDAWDGYPAARARVFEAALAADANLVVLAGDTHNAWGFDLAHDGRAVGVEFGVSSVTSPGFEGYIAQVPPALMQAALVGANPQLQWADTAQRGYMALELTPQAATCEWRFMSGVRQRGTQLAGTHRMTSALGSGTLAKG, from the coding sequence ATGAGCAACCTTCTCGCACCCCCGCCCGCCGCCACGACGCACACATCCTCCGGTCTTTCGCTCGACCGCCGCACGCTGCTGGCGGGCGGTGCGCTGGGCGCCGGGCTCGCCGCCATGCCGCTGTCGGCCCAAGGCGCCGCGCGCGGTTTCACCCACGGCATCGCCAGCGGCGAGCCGCACGCCAACGGCGTGCTGCTCTGGACCCGCTTCGTCGGGTCGAACGAGGCGAAGCTAGCGTGGGAGGTAAGCGACAGCGCGCAGTTCACGCGGGTGGTCGCAGAAGGCGAAACGCTGGCCGCGCCAGGGAGCGACTGGTGCGCGAAGGCGCAGGTGACCGGGCTCGAACCGAACCGCTGGTATTACTACCGCTTCACCGGGCCGGATGGCTCGCGCTCCGCCATCGGGCGCACCCGTACGCTGCCGGTCGGCCCGACCAGCCGTTACCGGCTCGGCGTGTTCTCCTGCTCCAACATGGGCTTCGGCTATTTCAACGCCTATGCCCACGCGGCGGAGGCGAACGAGTTCGACCTGCTCCTGCACCTGGGCGATTACCTGTACGAGTACCAGGTGGGCAAATATCCCGAGATGGACCAGATCGTGGAGGGACGCGCGATCGCGCCGACCAGTGAGATCGTGCAGCTGGCCGATTATCGCCTGCGGCATGCGACCTACCGGATGGACCCGGACCTGCAGCGGCTCACGCAGCTCTATCCGATGATCCTCATCCCCGACGATCACGAGAGCGCGAACGATTCGTGGACAGGCGGGGCGGAGAACCACCAGAGCGCCACCGAGGGATCGTGGGATGCGCGCAAGGGTGCGGCGATGCGCGCCTATCGCGAATGGCTGCCCGTGTCGGACGATCCGTGGAAGGCCTACCAGCTCGGCGATCTCGCCACGCTGTTCCGGCTGGAGACGCGCCTGACGGGCCGCGATGAGCAGCTGAACGTCGCGAGCGTGCTGGCAGGCAAGTCGACCCCCGACGAGATGATGGCCGCACTTACCGCGTTCCGCGACGGTGCGTGGGCCGATCCCTCGCGCCACATGCTGGGCGCGGCGCAGGAGGCGTGGCTGGCCGGGCAACTGCGCGCCTCGACCCGCAACGGCACGCGCTGGCAGGTGCTGGTCCAGCAGGTGCTGATGGGCAGCCTTTCCACCCCGACCGCCTTCGCCGATGCGCTTCCCGCGAATGCGCCCGAGGCGCTGCGCCAGCGGGTCGTCGCCGGGGCCATGGCGACACGGGCGGGCCTGCCGCTCAACATGGATGCGTGGGACGGCTATCCGGCGGCGCGTGCGCGCGTGTTCGAGGCGGCGCTTGCGGCCGACGCGAATCTCGTCGTGCTGGCGGGCGATACGCACAATGCGTGGGGCTTCGACCTCGCGCATGATGGCCGCGCGGTCGGCGTCGAATTCGGCGTCAGCTCGGTGACCTCGCCGGGGTTCGAAGGCTACATCGCGCAGGTCCCGCCCGCGCTGATGCAGGCCGCGCTGGTGGGGGCCAATCCGCAGCTGCAATGGGCGGACACCGCGCAGCGCGGCTACATGGCGCTGGAGCTGACGCCGCAGGCCGCGACCTGCGAATGGCGCTTCATGTCGGGCGTGCGCCAGCGCGGAACGCAGCTGGCGGGCACGCACCGTATGACGAGCGCGCTGGGGTCGGGCACGCTCGCGAAGGGATGA
- a CDS encoding NAD(P)/FAD-dependent oxidoreductase: MSFADVLIVGGGHGGAQAALALKQRGFEGRVVLVTREAFLPYERPPLSKDYLAGSRPFEKLLIRPETYWAERNVDIRTGCAAVAIHPQLRSVELSDGNRIDYHTLIWAAGGDPRRLPCEGADLDGVHSIRTRGDVDRIRAQIDGGARRVVVIGGGYIGLEAAAVFRGLGLPVTVIERETRVLSRVAGAELSTFYEAEHRRQGVDLMLGHTVERLLGDGNGNVRAVALEDGGEVEVDLVIVGIGIVPAVGPLLAAGAAGTNGVDVDDLCRTSLDDTYAIGDCAAHANPYADNKVIRLESVQNATDMANTVAKHLTGERVPYNVVPWFWSNQYDLRLQTVGFSSEDDEAVVRGDPDSRSFSVVYLREGRVAALDCVNATRDYAQGRRLIEARSEPDRDALADPEVALKSLL, encoded by the coding sequence ATGAGCTTTGCGGACGTCCTGATCGTGGGCGGCGGCCACGGCGGCGCGCAGGCCGCGCTCGCACTCAAGCAGCGCGGCTTCGAAGGGCGCGTGGTCCTGGTGACGCGCGAAGCATTTCTCCCCTACGAGCGCCCACCACTGTCCAAGGACTACCTCGCCGGAAGCCGCCCGTTCGAGAAGCTGCTGATCCGGCCCGAAACCTACTGGGCCGAGCGCAACGTCGATATCCGCACGGGCTGCGCAGCGGTCGCGATCCACCCGCAATTGCGCAGCGTGGAGCTGAGCGATGGCAACCGCATCGACTATCACACGCTGATCTGGGCGGCGGGCGGCGATCCGCGCAGGCTGCCGTGCGAAGGCGCGGACCTCGACGGCGTGCATTCGATCCGCACACGCGGCGATGTCGACCGCATCCGCGCGCAGATCGATGGCGGGGCCCGGCGCGTCGTGGTGATCGGCGGCGGCTATATCGGACTGGAAGCCGCGGCGGTCTTCCGCGGGCTCGGCCTGCCGGTCACCGTGATCGAGCGCGAGACCCGCGTCCTCAGCCGGGTTGCGGGCGCGGAGCTGTCCACCTTCTACGAGGCGGAGCATCGGCGGCAGGGCGTCGACCTTATGCTCGGCCACACGGTCGAGAGGCTGCTGGGCGATGGCAACGGCAATGTCCGCGCGGTCGCTCTGGAGGATGGCGGCGAGGTCGAGGTGGATCTGGTTATCGTCGGCATCGGGATCGTGCCCGCAGTGGGGCCGTTGCTGGCGGCGGGCGCGGCAGGCACCAACGGCGTCGACGTCGACGATCTGTGCCGCACCAGCCTCGACGATACCTACGCCATCGGGGACTGCGCGGCCCATGCAAACCCCTATGCCGACAACAAGGTGATACGCCTCGAATCGGTCCAGAACGCGACCGACATGGCCAACACGGTCGCCAAGCACCTGACCGGCGAGCGCGTGCCCTACAACGTCGTGCCGTGGTTCTGGTCCAACCAGTACGACCTGCGGCTGCAGACGGTCGGCTTTTCGAGCGAGGACGACGAGGCGGTGGTCCGGGGCGATCCGGACAGCCGCAGCTTCTCGGTCGTGTACCTGCGCGAGGGGCGCGTGGCCGCGCTCGACTGCGTCAACGCGACGCGCGACTATGCCCAAGGGCGCCGCCTGATCGAGGCGCGCAGCGAACCCGACCGCGATGCGCTGGCCGATCCCGAAGTGGCGCTGAAGAGTTTGCTTTAA
- a CDS encoding alpha/beta hydrolase produces the protein MTEFHAMPDGRRVAYRLTRGADAASPAIVFLPGYMSDMAGSKATALFDWAQAHGRTCLLLDYSGCGQSSGDFADGTLSRWRDDVLALIEATIEGPVLLVGSSMGGWLMLLVALALDGKLAGMVGIASAPDFSDWGYDDAQKAQLEAGESVYEDNPYGPEPTPTHAAFWADAQAHRLLHAPIPLTCPATLLHGQADREVLWDKSMKLGEMLASESVVIQLTKDGDHRLSRPNDIARLLAAVDAMLPAA, from the coding sequence ATGACCGAATTCCACGCCATGCCCGACGGCCGCCGCGTCGCCTACCGCCTCACCCGGGGCGCCGACGCCGCCTCCCCTGCAATCGTCTTCCTGCCCGGCTACATGTCCGACATGGCGGGATCGAAGGCGACCGCGCTGTTCGACTGGGCGCAGGCGCACGGGCGCACCTGCCTGCTGCTCGACTATTCAGGCTGCGGACAAAGCAGCGGCGATTTTGCGGACGGCACGCTCAGCCGCTGGCGCGACGACGTGCTCGCGCTGATCGAGGCGACGATCGAGGGGCCGGTCCTGCTGGTCGGGTCGTCGATGGGCGGCTGGCTGATGCTGCTCGTGGCGCTGGCCCTCGATGGCAAGCTGGCGGGCATGGTCGGCATCGCGAGCGCACCCGACTTTTCCGACTGGGGCTACGACGATGCACAGAAGGCGCAGCTCGAGGCGGGGGAGAGCGTCTACGAGGACAACCCCTACGGCCCCGAACCGACGCCGACGCACGCCGCCTTCTGGGCCGATGCGCAGGCCCACCGCCTGCTCCATGCGCCCATCCCGCTGACCTGCCCCGCCACGCTGCTGCACGGCCAGGCCGACCGCGAGGTGCTGTGGGACAAGAGCATGAAACTGGGGGAAATGCTCGCCTCGGAAAGCGTGGTGATCCAGCTGACCAAGGATGGCGACCATCGCCTGTCGCGCCCGAACGATATTGCCCGCCTGCTGGCGGCCGTAGATGCGATGCTGCCTGCCGCTTGA
- the queG gene encoding tRNA epoxyqueuosine(34) reductase QueG, translated as MSEAGKIDRLQADLVEKARDLGFASVRFADAHDDPAMAERLRSWLEAGYHGSMGWMERDPSVRAGPQGMWPEARSVIALGANYAPAQDPLEAAEPKDQARISVYAQGQDYHVVLKKALKALARWLVAEAETRGLGEARMKLFVDTAPVMEKPLAQRAGVGWQGKHTNLVSMEHGSWLFLGAVYCTLPFVADGPHEDRCGSCRACQDACPTNAFPRAYTIDARRCISYLTIEHDGPIPHEFREAIGNRIYGCDDCLAVCPWNKFAESAAANRAFLPRAELVRPRLADLLQLDDVGFRKLFSGSPIKRIGRDRFVRNCLIAAGNSGEPGLLDQVEPLLADPDPVVAEAAQWAAERLNLPSPSPEA; from the coding sequence ATGAGCGAAGCGGGTAAAATCGACCGACTGCAAGCCGATCTCGTCGAAAAGGCGCGCGATCTCGGCTTCGCGAGCGTGCGCTTCGCCGATGCGCACGACGATCCGGCAATGGCCGAGCGGCTGCGGTCGTGGCTCGAGGCGGGCTATCACGGCAGCATGGGGTGGATGGAGCGCGACCCGTCGGTACGCGCCGGGCCGCAGGGCATGTGGCCCGAAGCGCGCAGCGTGATCGCACTGGGGGCGAACTACGCCCCGGCGCAGGACCCGCTGGAGGCGGCCGAGCCGAAGGACCAGGCGCGCATATCGGTCTATGCGCAGGGGCAGGATTACCACGTCGTGCTCAAGAAGGCGCTCAAGGCGCTCGCCCGCTGGCTGGTGGCGGAGGCGGAGACGCGCGGCCTGGGCGAGGCGCGAATGAAGCTGTTCGTCGACACCGCGCCGGTGATGGAAAAACCGCTGGCGCAGCGTGCGGGGGTGGGCTGGCAGGGCAAGCACACCAACCTCGTCAGCATGGAGCACGGCAGCTGGCTGTTCCTCGGCGCGGTCTATTGCACGCTGCCCTTCGTCGCCGACGGCCCGCACGAGGACCGCTGCGGATCGTGCCGCGCATGCCAGGATGCGTGCCCGACCAATGCCTTCCCGCGTGCCTACACGATCGATGCGCGCCGTTGCATCTCGTACCTCACGATCGAGCATGACGGGCCGATCCCGCACGAATTCCGCGAGGCGATCGGCAACCGCATCTATGGCTGCGACGATTGCCTGGCGGTGTGCCCGTGGAACAAGTTCGCCGAAAGCGCGGCGGCCAACCGCGCCTTCCTCCCACGCGCAGAGCTGGTCCGGCCGCGCCTCGCGGACCTGTTGCAACTCGACGATGTGGGGTTTCGCAAGCTGTTCTCGGGCTCGCCGATCAAGCGGATCGGGCGCGACAGGTTCGTGCGCAACTGCCTGATCGCGGCGGGCAATAGCGGCGAGCCGGGGTTGCTCGATCAGGTCGAGCCGCTGCTCGCCGATCCCGATCCGGTGGTGGCGGAGGCGGCGCAGTGGGCTGCGGAGAGGCTGAACCTTCCTTCACCGTCGCCCGAGGCTTGA
- a CDS encoding helix-turn-helix transcriptional regulator → MKNRLKVLRAERSWSQQALADELGVSRQSVNAIETGRYDPSLPLAFQIAEVFGLAIEEIFIRE, encoded by the coding sequence GTGAAGAATAGGCTCAAGGTCCTGCGCGCCGAGCGCAGCTGGAGCCAGCAGGCCCTTGCCGACGAGCTGGGCGTGAGCCGCCAGAGCGTCAACGCGATCGAGACCGGCCGCTACGATCCCTCGCTCCCCCTCGCCTTCCAGATCGCCGAGGTCTTCGGCCTCGCGATCGAGGAAATCTTCATCCGCGAATAG